The proteins below come from a single Stutzerimonas stutzeri RCH2 genomic window:
- a CDS encoding electron transfer flavoprotein subunit beta/FixA family protein: protein MKVLVAVKRVVDYNVKVRVKADNSGVDLANVKMSMNPFCEIAVEEAVRLKEKGVASEIVVVSIGPTAAQEQLRTALALGADRAVLVESNDELNSLAVAKLLKAVVDKEQPQLVILGKQAIDSDNNQTGQMLGALTGYAQGTFASKVEVAGDKVNVTREIDGGLQTVALSLPAIVTTDLRLNEPRYASLPNIMKAKKKPLEVLTPDALGVATNSTVKTLKVEAPASRSAGIKVKSVAELVEKLKNEAKVI, encoded by the coding sequence ATGAAGGTTCTTGTAGCTGTCAAACGAGTGGTCGATTACAACGTCAAGGTTCGCGTCAAGGCGGACAATTCCGGCGTTGACCTCGCCAACGTCAAGATGTCGATGAACCCCTTCTGCGAAATTGCCGTGGAAGAAGCCGTACGCCTGAAAGAGAAGGGCGTTGCGAGCGAAATCGTTGTCGTCTCCATCGGTCCGACCGCTGCCCAGGAGCAGCTGCGCACCGCGCTGGCGCTGGGCGCCGACCGCGCCGTGCTGGTCGAGTCCAACGATGAACTGAACTCCCTGGCAGTCGCCAAGCTGCTCAAGGCCGTGGTCGACAAGGAGCAGCCGCAGCTGGTCATCCTCGGCAAGCAGGCGATCGACAGCGACAACAACCAGACCGGGCAGATGCTCGGTGCACTGACCGGCTACGCCCAGGGCACCTTCGCCTCCAAGGTGGAAGTGGCTGGCGACAAGGTCAACGTGACCCGCGAAATCGACGGCGGTCTGCAAACCGTCGCGCTGAGCCTGCCGGCGATCGTCACCACCGACCTGCGTCTGAACGAGCCGCGCTACGCGTCGCTGCCGAACATCATGAAGGCCAAGAAGAAGCCGCTGGAAGTGCTGACTCCCGATGCACTGGGCGTAGCCACCAACTCCACCGTGAAGACCCTGAAAGTCGAAGCGCCGGCTTCCCGCAGCGCCGGTATCAAGGTCAAGTCCGTGGCTGAACTGGTCGAGAAACTGAAGAACGAGGCGAAGGTAATCTAA
- a CDS encoding substrate-binding periplasmic protein, which yields MRFAFPKLALAALVLATPLMATAAGKCDRLVATGAADNPPFLWRDPQNPKRLVGANADLLGQIAKSLDLKLDLLYTGDRAKALEEVRSGRVDVLADATLTVQRLEELDFVHPPILQLQTVAWVRNEPGFFYASREDLRGHTGMTVGASRLGSEFDAFAKSDLKLQQVPGLPQGLQKLVSGGADYLLHERYSAVVAADAAGVLDKVQRLEPPVVARDMHLAISHDSACNDPWLRGQLARKMTELRAAGVPEQLVAHNLTVWKNQQLERVNAPKN from the coding sequence ATGCGTTTCGCTTTTCCGAAATTGGCTCTGGCCGCGCTGGTGCTGGCAACGCCGCTCATGGCAACGGCAGCGGGAAAGTGTGATCGTCTGGTCGCTACCGGGGCGGCCGACAACCCACCGTTCTTATGGCGAGATCCGCAGAACCCCAAGCGCCTGGTTGGGGCCAACGCCGATCTGCTCGGGCAGATCGCCAAGTCTCTCGACCTGAAGCTGGATCTGCTTTACACAGGCGATCGCGCCAAAGCGCTCGAGGAGGTACGCAGCGGCCGGGTCGACGTACTCGCGGACGCGACCCTGACCGTGCAGCGGCTCGAAGAGCTGGATTTCGTTCACCCGCCCATCCTGCAGCTACAGACCGTGGCCTGGGTGCGCAATGAGCCGGGTTTCTTCTACGCGAGTCGCGAGGATCTGCGAGGCCATACCGGCATGACCGTCGGCGCCAGCCGACTGGGGAGTGAATTCGATGCCTTTGCAAAGAGCGATCTGAAATTGCAGCAGGTTCCCGGTCTGCCTCAAGGGCTGCAGAAGCTGGTGTCCGGCGGTGCCGACTATCTGTTGCATGAGCGCTACAGCGCCGTCGTTGCAGCCGATGCGGCGGGCGTTCTGGACAAGGTTCAGCGTCTCGAGCCGCCGGTCGTCGCGCGGGACATGCACCTGGCTATTTCCCACGACTCTGCCTGCAATGATCCTTGGTTGCGAGGACAGCTGGCGCGGAAGATGACAGAATTGCGTGCGGCCGGCGTGCCCGAGCAGCTGGTGGCGCATAATTTGACAGTCTGGAAGAACCAGCAGTTGGAGCGGGTAAACGCTCCGAAGAACTAG
- a CDS encoding electron transfer flavoprotein subunit alpha/FixB family protein codes for MTILVIAEHNNAVLAAATLNTVAAAKAIGGDIHVLVAGSGCGAIGEAAAQIEGVAKVLVADDAAYANQLPENVAPLIADLAKNYSHVLAAATTNGKNFLPRVAAQLDVDQISEIIAVESADTFKRPIYAGNAIATVQSSAAVKVITVRATGFDAVNGTGGSAAVEQISGTGDAGKSAFVGEELAKSDRPELTAAKIVVSGGRGMQNGDNFKHLYSLADKLGAAVGASRAAVDAGFVPNDMQVGQTGKIVAPQLYIAVGISGAIQHLAGMKDSKVIVAINKDEEAPIFQVADYGLVGDLFEIVPELEKLV; via the coding sequence ATGACTATCCTGGTTATCGCTGAACACAACAATGCCGTCCTCGCGGCCGCTACCCTGAACACCGTTGCCGCCGCCAAGGCCATCGGTGGCGACATCCACGTACTGGTAGCCGGCAGCGGTTGCGGTGCCATCGGCGAAGCAGCCGCACAGATCGAAGGCGTAGCCAAGGTGCTGGTCGCCGACGATGCGGCTTACGCCAATCAGCTGCCGGAGAACGTCGCGCCGCTGATCGCCGACCTGGCGAAGAACTACAGCCACGTGCTGGCTGCAGCGACCACCAACGGCAAGAATTTCCTGCCGCGCGTTGCTGCTCAACTGGATGTCGATCAGATCTCCGAGATCATCGCGGTTGAAAGCGCCGATACCTTCAAGCGCCCGATCTACGCCGGTAACGCCATCGCTACCGTGCAGTCCAGCGCTGCTGTGAAGGTCATCACCGTGCGCGCCACCGGCTTCGATGCCGTGAATGGCACGGGCGGCTCGGCTGCGGTCGAGCAGATCTCCGGGACTGGCGATGCGGGCAAGTCCGCCTTCGTCGGCGAGGAGCTGGCCAAATCCGATCGTCCTGAGCTGACTGCTGCCAAGATTGTCGTGTCCGGCGGCCGTGGCATGCAGAACGGTGACAACTTCAAGCACCTGTACTCGCTGGCCGACAAGCTTGGCGCTGCGGTCGGTGCCTCTCGTGCCGCAGTCGATGCCGGCTTCGTGCCGAACGACATGCAGGTCGGTCAGACCGGCAAGATTGTCGCGCCGCAGCTGTATATCGCGGTCGGTATCTCCGGTGCCATCCAGCACCTGGCGGGCATGAAAGACTCCAAGGTGATCGTTGCGATCAACAAGGACGAGGAAGCGCCGATCTTCCAGGTTGCCGATTACGGCCTGGTGGGCGATCTGTTCGAGATCGTGCCGGAGCTGGAAAAGCTCGTCTGA